The following are from one region of the Cytobacillus firmus genome:
- a CDS encoding helix-turn-helix domain-containing protein, whose translation MQRPYLKSVIMYCINELQGQRTIYSILHLLNGKKSSQTIQDAHLFQLTPFFRTFGNLSRGVLDQLAEEILSSSWMTAIDEKHYILTAEGKKELERSLLECPIPSSLNGWLYHSTSELFWERITLLIQVISHLNNNNVKYLPIQRKRDIHEWLKDFLGTSGFARDEVGVMLYRELGQCLEELSDINPAVLTLRMTGYNRIGLTAVQASEQLGISQDYYHHQFLGAIHHILASVRDNSAEYPLINKIVSDAGNEVQLTLSAQKTYTMLKQGLDLDAIAKMRRLKKSTIEDHVVEVALNDSRFNITPYVSKEKQKLILYAANRADSMQLKQIRQIVPESDYFEIRLVMAKLGEGQ comes from the coding sequence ATGCAAAGACCTTATTTGAAATCTGTAATAATGTACTGTATTAACGAATTGCAGGGACAAAGAACTATCTATTCCATTTTACATTTGCTGAATGGAAAAAAGTCTTCCCAGACGATCCAAGATGCTCATCTATTTCAACTAACCCCGTTTTTTCGTACATTTGGAAATTTAAGCAGGGGAGTACTGGACCAACTTGCAGAAGAAATCCTAAGCAGCAGCTGGATGACTGCCATTGATGAAAAGCATTACATTTTAACTGCAGAAGGGAAGAAAGAGCTCGAAAGATCTCTTTTAGAATGTCCAATACCTTCATCATTAAACGGATGGCTGTATCATAGTACAAGTGAATTGTTTTGGGAGAGGATTACGCTTTTAATTCAGGTAATATCACACTTGAATAATAACAATGTAAAGTACCTTCCTATCCAAAGAAAAAGAGATATTCATGAATGGCTGAAAGACTTTCTGGGAACATCTGGATTTGCCCGCGATGAAGTTGGGGTTATGCTGTACAGGGAACTGGGTCAGTGCCTTGAAGAGCTGAGTGATATTAATCCTGCTGTGCTGACATTGAGGATGACAGGCTATAACCGCATTGGCCTCACAGCTGTTCAAGCTTCTGAACAGCTTGGAATCAGCCAGGATTATTACCACCATCAGTTCCTTGGAGCTATTCATCATATATTGGCAAGCGTAAGAGATAATTCTGCCGAATATCCGCTTATCAATAAGATCGTGAGCGATGCAGGAAATGAAGTTCAGCTAACATTGTCTGCCCAAAAGACTTACACAATGTTAAAACAGGGACTGGATTTGGATGCTATTGCTAAAATGAGAAGATTGAAAAAAAGTACTATTGAGGATCATGTTGTGGAAGTAGCATTAAACGACAGCCGGTTTAATATCACACCTTACGTCTCGAAGGAAAAACAGAAGCTGATTCTTTATGCAGCCAATCGTGCTGATTCAATGCAATTAAAGCAAATACGTCAAATAGTGCCTGAATCCGATTATTTTGAAATCAGATTAGTAATGGCAAAGCTTGGAGAGGGACAATGA
- a CDS encoding histidinol-phosphatase, translated as MLTDYHNHLENGTLSLDYLKKFTDAAAQKGIDSFGISEHAYHFYQTADILQNSWVNERRFYDMKDYVNVFQEAWSTDIDVKMSIEMDYTPGKHEEMAKFINSYSFDYVIGSIHWVGDFGIDLAEFRKEWDKRDLYEVYRKYFDQVVTLAQSNLFDIVGHLDLVKIFKYVPKDEEFLLEQYDRAANALAESKTCVEISTAGLRKPVGELYPDKRLLQKCYEKNIPIVLSSDAHFPEHVGADFDKAIALAKEVGYQSIMTFSKGERKEYPLG; from the coding sequence ATGCTTACAGACTATCATAACCATCTTGAAAACGGCACGTTAAGCCTGGACTATTTAAAAAAATTCACAGATGCTGCTGCTCAAAAAGGGATTGATTCTTTTGGGATTTCGGAGCATGCATATCATTTCTATCAGACAGCAGACATTCTGCAAAATTCATGGGTAAACGAAAGACGCTTTTATGATATGAAGGACTATGTGAATGTTTTTCAAGAAGCGTGGAGTACTGACATAGATGTGAAAATGTCTATAGAAATGGACTACACTCCGGGCAAGCATGAAGAAATGGCCAAGTTTATTAACAGCTACTCATTTGATTATGTAATTGGATCAATTCATTGGGTTGGAGATTTCGGCATAGATTTAGCTGAATTTAGAAAAGAATGGGATAAGCGGGATCTTTATGAGGTATATCGGAAGTATTTTGATCAAGTGGTCACACTGGCCCAATCCAATTTATTTGATATTGTAGGCCATCTGGACCTCGTGAAAATCTTTAAATATGTTCCTAAGGACGAAGAGTTTCTGCTGGAGCAGTATGATCGTGCAGCCAATGCACTGGCAGAATCCAAGACATGTGTGGAGATCAGCACAGCCGGTCTGCGAAAACCAGTAGGTGAACTATACCCGGATAAACGGCTCCTGCAAAAATGTTATGAGAAAAATATCCCGATTGTACTTTCATCTGATGCCCACTTTCCTGAACATGTAGGTGCCGATTTTGATAAGGCAATTGCTCTTGCAAAAGAAGTCGGTTATCAGTCCATCATGACTTTTTCCAAAGGAGAAAGAAAGGAATATCCGCTTGGATAA
- a CDS encoding ECF transporter S component, with product MKKLNIKSMVAIGMLSSISYVLMLLNFPIPPFPQFLMIDFSDIPALIAALIFGPAAGILVELIKNILDYFMTGSATGVPVGHIANFAAGILFVLPTYYVYSKLKTKKGMTFGLVIGTIVMAVIMSVLNYLVILPAYTFFLNFPAMSAPEMRTMIVTGILPFNILKGLIISIVFMLIFTRMRTWVEKQAVLKSAA from the coding sequence TTGAAGAAACTTAATATCAAATCAATGGTAGCCATCGGAATGCTAAGCAGCATCTCTTATGTATTAATGCTGCTCAATTTTCCAATTCCGCCGTTTCCGCAATTTTTGATGATTGACTTCAGCGATATTCCTGCATTGATCGCAGCGTTAATCTTTGGCCCGGCGGCAGGTATATTAGTGGAGCTAATTAAAAATATTCTTGATTACTTCATGACAGGGAGTGCAACAGGGGTACCTGTTGGACACATTGCAAACTTTGCGGCAGGCATTTTGTTCGTCTTGCCTACTTATTATGTATACAGCAAGCTGAAGACTAAAAAAGGCATGACGTTTGGGCTCGTAATCGGCACCATAGTGATGGCTGTTATCATGAGTGTGCTTAATTACCTTGTCATTCTGCCGGCATATACATTCTTCCTGAATTTCCCGGCAATGTCAGCGCCTGAAATGAGAACAATGATTGTGACCGGGATTTTGCCATTCAATATATTAAAAGGACTTATTATTTCAATTGTTTTCATGCTCATTTTTACACGCATGAGAACTTGGGTGGAAAAGCAGGCTGTATTAAAAAGTGCAGCATAA
- a CDS encoding ferredoxin, protein MAKYTIVDKETCIACGACGAAAPDIYDYDDEGIAFVTLDDNQGIVEIPDVLIDDMMDAFEGCPTDSIKVADDAFDGDALKYE, encoded by the coding sequence ATGGCAAAGTATACAATTGTTGACAAAGAAACATGTATTGCATGTGGAGCTTGCGGCGCAGCTGCACCGGACATTTATGATTACGATGATGAAGGCATCGCATTTGTTACCCTTGATGATAACCAGGGTATCGTTGAGATTCCAGATGTATTGATTGACGATATGATGGATGCATTCGAAGGCTGCCCAACCGATTCAATCAAAGTTGCTGATGACGCTTTTGATGGCGACGCGCTTAAATACGAATAA